Below is a window of Yimella sp. cx-51 DNA.
AGATCCGCAGCGGCTCATCCATGGGTGCTCCCTTCGAGCGTCAGGTCTTCGCGGTGGACGGCGGGCTGCATCGCGGGCACCCGCACCAGCACCCGGTAGCGCTCCCCGTGCAGGTGCTCGGTTGTCACTGTGCCGCCGAGGCGGGCAACCTCGTCACGCCAGCGGCGTTGGCCAGAGCTTCCGGCGGTGGCTGTCGGACTGGGCGATGGGTTGTTCGGGTCGCTGCCGGATGCGCTGACGCCGTCATTGACGAAGCTGAAGAGGAGACCGTCCTCATCCTGACGCGTCACGAGCACCGCCCGGGTGGGGTCGGAGTGTTTGAACATGTTGGTGACAGCTTCGCGCAGGAGGAGCCCACTCAGGGTGGACGCCGCCTCATCGATGTCGCCGACGGAGGCGGTCAGTGCCACGCCCAGGCGGTTGCTGAGGGTCTGCGCAGTACGCAGTTCTTCCTCCAGGCCGCTCGGGACAGGCTCGAAGCTGAGCAACTGCAACTGATCGAGACCACGCTCGACGAGTGCAGCGATGTCATCGAGTTGACCGGCGACGGCATCTTCCGCAGCGGGCACCGCCGCCTTGGCCTGCGTGGTCTGTCGTCCGACCTGGTGAAGGGTGTGGCCGATCATCGTGTTGAGCTGCTGGGCGAGCCGGTCGCGTTCGGCATCGACTTCGGTGTTTGCCAGTGCCGCGCGAGCATCGCGTAGCTGCCGGGTGGCACGCGCAAGGCGTTGCAGCAGGAAAACGGTGAGGGTGAGGATGAGCTGGCTCAGCACCACCTGGGGGATCAGAGCGGGCGGCACCAACTGCTGGATCAGCCACGCCTGGGTGGTGGCCACAACACCGAGGACGGGCACCGACCACCTCATCGGCAAGACCAGCGCGAGCACGGCCATGCCCCAAGCGGACGGGGCGGTGAGCAGCCACGTCCACATCATGGTCAAGCCGGCCGTGGTCAGTGCGATGGCCCACAGGACGGAACCCCAGAGGGGTAGCCGGTACTGGAGGCCCTCCCACGCCAAGAAGGCTGCCGCGATCGCCAACAGGCCGGTGCGGGCGGCGAGGTCGGGTGCTGTGGAGAGGAAGCCCGCGGTCAGGTAGATTACGAAGAGCCACGTCATGATCCGGGCGGGGCGGTCGTCGAGGAGCACCCTGCGCAGCAGGCTGGTGCCCCTCATGAGCGTGCTCCTGTCGGTACTGGCAGACGCACCGAGGTGCGGAAGGTCGTCGGCCCGATCATCCCGCTCCGGACAGTGCCGCCGGCCGCGGTGACGGCCCGTGCGAGACGGCTGTCCATCGCGTCCTCAGATCTTGCTTCGACGGTGCTCGGATCGGCCCCGTCATTGGTGATGTCGATCGTCGTGACAGCGCCGTCGCGGTCGATGGTGAGACTGAAGAGGGACGCGCGGGTGTGCTTGAGGATGTTGGTGATGCTCTCGCGGATCACGAGACCCACGACCGCCTCCTGCGTCGACGGGGGATAGGTGCGCAGCTGCTGTTCGATCGTGATGTCGACCCGTTCGCAGAGCATCCGAACTGCGTCGAGTTCGTCGTCCAAGGTCGCGATCGTCGGGCCGGAGGTCAGTGCGCGTAGTTCCACCTGGCCGCGGGAGATCGTCTCGTGCAGCTTCTCGAGTTTGGAGCTCAGCTCGGGATTGCGATCACCGAGGGTGCGCAGAGCGGTCTGGTTACGCAGTGAGGCGGCGACCAGCGTCCGACCCATCAGGTCGTGCAGATCGCGGCCGATGCGCTCACGCTCGACGTCGACCCGTCGCCGGGCCATCACTTCTGCTGTGAAGCGCAGTGCATCGAGCACCACGGCCATTCTGGTCACAGTGACAAGCATCAGAGCCATGATCGCCGTTTCCAGCAGGGCCGCAATGACGCCGATGCGCGCTGAGACCGCGAGTCGCGGGAAGAGCAGGACGTATCCCGCCACGAGCAAGCCGAACGCAACCAGGGCTTTTCGTGGTGGCAGGGCCAGCACGATCGCCACCATCGCCAGACCGATGGTGATGCTGAGAATGCCCCAGTACATCGGGATCAGCGTCAGCGCGGCCATCACCGCGGGAGCCCACGGCACCGTCAGCCGGGCGCCCCCGCGGCAGGCCGCGAGTTGGATCCGCATCAGCAGCGCGAGTCCGATCGAGGCGGTGATCGCCGACACGAGTGGGGTGTACACCGCCGAACCGCTGGCCTGGAACGTCTTGAACCAGTAGATCGAGACGGATGCTCCGACGACGAGCCAACTCGCGACCAGGGCGAATTGGGATTCCACGGCCTGCATCCGAAAGACCGTGCGCATGGCGATGTCTCCCGGGGTGCGGACCCGCAAGGCGGGTAGGGCCAGAGTCGTCATCGTAGGCAATTCCTCGGCGGTAGTCGGCTCAGCAGTGCATGCCGAAGAGCGACAGCGTCGTCCGTGCGTTGCTGAGCTCCTCGCCCTGCAGGTCGGACTCGAGGTCGTGCATCTGGTCGATGGTCATGGTGTTCTCCTTGGGTGATTGGTGCGTTGGACGAAAGGCTAAGAAAGCTGTCACGGCGTGACATACTCATGAAACGGCGATTTGCGTCTGCGGGTCAGTGGCCGGTGGCAACAGATCGAGATGACAGGTGTCATCAGCCGGGAGCTCGGGCAAGGACAACGCCTCCAGCAGGCGCTGCGGACCTCGATGACCGAGCGCAAGTAGGAGTCCGGCCGAACCGGTGAGTAGGTCATCGGAGCAACGCAAGCGTTGGGCGCCAAGGGTGCTCCATCCCTGCTCGGTCGGGACGCAGTGCCAGGCCGCACGCTCGTCCCAGCGGCAAGCGGTCTCGTCGTCCCCTCCGGCCCGCAGCACTGCAGCAGCGCCGGCAAGGCCCTCACCGACACCGGCGACCGGAGCAGCTACGCTCGCGAGGCTGCGTGCGGCTCGGCTGGTTGCGTGGCGGATCAGCGTGTCGGGTGTCGCCGAGTGATCGCGGTCGAGAATCGCACCGGCGAGCGCCATGCCCCCGCTGCCGTGCAGCAGCCCGGGGGTCAACCGGCCGTGGGTGAGGGCAACGAGGACGTCACCGACGGGATGCAATAGCTCCAGTTCACGGTGTAGGCAGCGCGTAGCAGCTTCGGTGAGGACGGTCGCGTCCTGACCGCCCCAGGTGCGCGCCCGCAGCAACGCGAGGGCGATACCCGACCACCCGTGCATGAGTCCGGCAGCCGGCAGCTCGACCGTGGGATCACCGACCGCGTCGACGACGGCGCGGATCAGGCTGAGCGCCTCCTCGTGCAGGTCGGCGCGACCGGTGAGCACGGCGAGTTCTCCGAGCGCGACAGCGCACCCAGCGCGTCCTGTGCCCCAACCGAACGAGTTGACGGCACTGCCGTGCCGGGCGTCGATGAGCGCGAGTGCTTGCTCCGGTCGTCCGAGTCGAGCGAGGGTGAGCGCGATCCCGTCGACGCCCTCCATCAGTCCGCGACAGGCGACGGTGGCCGGCGATGGCAGCCGGGTCAGCCAGTCGAGATGCGTCGGTCGGGGGGCGCGTCCGGCTGAGGCCAGCGCGAGGAGCGTGCCTGCCGCCCCGGACAGTATGTTGTGGCCCCCGAGCGGGGAGGTGAACTGTTCGATTCCTCCGGGGAAGAGTCGGTCGCGTCGGTGGGGGGTGGCTCGTTGTGCCATCCCGTCGCCAAGCAACTCGAGCAGTTCGTCCGTGTCTCGAAGGGCGGTGACCATGGGTCGGTGCGCCTTCTGCGCCGGATCGTCGAGCGCAATGCCCCGGGCGATGGTGCCGGCCAGGTCAGGCCGACGTTCCAGCAGCGACACGTCGGGGTCGTGGAGGGTGGCGCGAACGCGGCGCAGGCAGAAGGCGTCCTTGGCCTGCACGTCGTCCGTGGCTCGGTGATAGCCGGGGGTGCCCACTGCCTTGGTCACCCGGTGACCGTCGAGCGCGCCCGATTCGAAGTCGACCAGCCGAGGGCCGTCCGGACCATCGATGATGTTGCCGGGGTGCAGGTCGCCGTGCGCGACGCCCAGGTCGTGCATGCGCCGAACGACTTCGACCAGCGCACTCATGATCGAGCGGGTCCAGTCCCAGAATGCTTCGGTCGCGTCGGGATCGGCGTCGTAGCGCATGAGCGGGTGCTCGCGGCCGATTCGGCTGATCATCGATCCGCCTTCGACCCACTCCATGACGAGGAAGTCGTTGGACGCGTAGCTCCAGTAGTCGATCGGTTCTGGTGCAATGCCACTACCGCTGAGGCGCTGCAGAATGTCGTACTCGTGGCGGAGTCGGGAGACGGCGTCGGTGCCCGCCTCGTCCAGTCCGACGTGATGCCGCGCCTCCTTGAGGGCGACGGTGCGGCCATCGGTCAGTTTCGCGCGGTAGAGCGAGCCGGCGTTGCAGCGGTGCACGAGCGTCGCGGACGCGATCGGCAGCGTCGGCGTAGGCGCCTGCGTAGTCATCAGGACCGCGACGGAGTTGGGCAGCGGACGTGGGGCTGGACGGCGCCGGTCATCGTGCTTCGCACCGCCCGAGGTGTGGACGGCCGGGGCGAAGCGGCCGTCGGCGCTCTCGACCCAGTGCTCGGTGAATGCGCCCCAGCGCACCCCGATCGGAGCGTCGGGGTGGTTGTGGTCGCCCGGGATCTGCGGCGCGGGCGTCCCAGCAAGATCTGCGGAGAGTGCGCCGACGAGGTGCGCGAGTTGTTGGTCCGAGCTGGTGTAGATCGTGCAGATTTTCCCGCTGAGGGTGAGCGGCGCGTACTTGTGCTGGACGGCGCGCACCAGCGGAGCGCTCCGCAACAGCTTCCACGGCACCTGCGACTCCGTGCAGATCCGCGCCACCACATCCACCACGTGCTGGGCGTTGTCGGGGCGGGCGCTGATGTGGATCTTCCACCCCGCGTCCGGCAGCACCACGTCGGGAGGCGCGAGCATCATCCACGGACCGCTCTCGGCGCGTTGCCATCGGCCGAGAGGGTCGGGCGCGACGTGTAGATCGTCGTCCTGCGGACGGCACCACGGCACGTCGAAGAAATCCGGATCGCTCAGCGCGAAATACAGATAGCGGTCATCCACGGTTGCCTCCCCGACTCTCGGTCCAGGCCGAGTGTGCGTCCCCTCGACGCCTGCACACCACAAAGTCATGGGGAATGGGTGACCGCCGTCATCCGTCGCTGCACGCCTCCCCGCGCGCAGTGACATTCCCGCAGTGACATTCCCCGGACCATGTCTGGCCGACGTCGTCCGAACCTCGACGTTAACCCGAATATGACGACGATCACACCCTCGGGTCCGCTGGGTGGACGCCGGCCTGCCGCACGTCCGCAGCCACTTCCCAGTGGTGAGACGGCACCCACAAGCGGTGACAGCTGGCACTACGAGGCGCGGTCCCGACCGACCTAGCGTCTTGAGCAGACCTGTTGAGCAAGCGCCGTGGAGGGGTGGAGGATCACGTGTTGGGACAACTGCTGAGACGCGCGCTGCACCGCTATCGACGGTGGATCGCCGCCCTCGTCGTCCTCCAACTTCTCAATGTGGTCGCCAATCTGTATCTTCCGGCGCTCAACGCCAGG
It encodes the following:
- a CDS encoding sensor histidine kinase, with protein sequence MRGTSLLRRVLLDDRPARIMTWLFVIYLTAGFLSTAPDLAARTGLLAIAAAFLAWEGLQYRLPLWGSVLWAIALTTAGLTMMWTWLLTAPSAWGMAVLALVLPMRWSVPVLGVVATTQAWLIQQLVPPALIPQVVLSQLILTLTVFLLQRLARATRQLRDARAALANTEVDAERDRLAQQLNTMIGHTLHQVGRQTTQAKAAVPAAEDAVAGQLDDIAALVERGLDQLQLLSFEPVPSGLEEELRTAQTLSNRLGVALTASVGDIDEAASTLSGLLLREAVTNMFKHSDPTRAVLVTRQDEDGLLFSFVNDGVSASGSDPNNPSPSPTATAGSSGQRRWRDEVARLGGTVTTEHLHGERYRVLVRVPAMQPAVHREDLTLEGSTHG
- a CDS encoding sensor histidine kinase; translation: MTTLALPALRVRTPGDIAMRTVFRMQAVESQFALVASWLVVGASVSIYWFKTFQASGSAVYTPLVSAITASIGLALLMRIQLAACRGGARLTVPWAPAVMAALTLIPMYWGILSITIGLAMVAIVLALPPRKALVAFGLLVAGYVLLFPRLAVSARIGVIAALLETAIMALMLVTVTRMAVVLDALRFTAEVMARRRVDVERERIGRDLHDLMGRTLVAASLRNQTALRTLGDRNPELSSKLEKLHETISRGQVELRALTSGPTIATLDDELDAVRMLCERVDITIEQQLRTYPPSTQEAVVGLVIRESITNILKHTRASLFSLTIDRDGAVTTIDITNDGADPSTVEARSEDAMDSRLARAVTAAGGTVRSGMIGPTTFRTSVRLPVPTGARS
- a CDS encoding protein kinase/lanthionine synthetase C family protein; the protein is MDDRYLYFALSDPDFFDVPWCRPQDDDLHVAPDPLGRWQRAESGPWMMLAPPDVVLPDAGWKIHISARPDNAQHVVDVVARICTESQVPWKLLRSAPLVRAVQHKYAPLTLSGKICTIYTSSDQQLAHLVGALSADLAGTPAPQIPGDHNHPDAPIGVRWGAFTEHWVESADGRFAPAVHTSGGAKHDDRRRPAPRPLPNSVAVLMTTQAPTPTLPIASATLVHRCNAGSLYRAKLTDGRTVALKEARHHVGLDEAGTDAVSRLRHEYDILQRLSGSGIAPEPIDYWSYASNDFLVMEWVEGGSMISRIGREHPLMRYDADPDATEAFWDWTRSIMSALVEVVRRMHDLGVAHGDLHPGNIIDGPDGPRLVDFESGALDGHRVTKAVGTPGYHRATDDVQAKDAFCLRRVRATLHDPDVSLLERRPDLAGTIARGIALDDPAQKAHRPMVTALRDTDELLELLGDGMAQRATPHRRDRLFPGGIEQFTSPLGGHNILSGAAGTLLALASAGRAPRPTHLDWLTRLPSPATVACRGLMEGVDGIALTLARLGRPEQALALIDARHGSAVNSFGWGTGRAGCAVALGELAVLTGRADLHEEALSLIRAVVDAVGDPTVELPAAGLMHGWSGIALALLRARTWGGQDATVLTEAATRCLHRELELLHPVGDVLVALTHGRLTPGLLHGSGGMALAGAILDRDHSATPDTLIRHATSRAARSLASVAAPVAGVGEGLAGAAAVLRAGGDDETACRWDERAAWHCVPTEQGWSTLGAQRLRCSDDLLTGSAGLLLALGHRGPQRLLEALSLPELPADDTCHLDLLPPATDPQTQIAVS